The Dokdonella koreensis DS-123 genome has a segment encoding these proteins:
- the phhA gene encoding phenylalanine 4-monooxygenase, with translation MSQAPRRVESLQTDKGYVPVYTTEIVEQPWASYAPADHQTWATLFRRQREILKGRACREFIENQERFHMSPDAIPRFDDLNEVLARTTGWQLVGVEGLLPELTFFDHLANRRFPVTWWIRRPEQIDYIAEPDLFHDLFGHVPLLLNPVFADYMEAYGKGGVKAHGIGAEALVNLTRLYWYTVEFGLIRQDDGLRIYGAGIVSSKGESIHSLESAAPNRIGFDLERIMRTRYRIDTYQKTYHVIDSFEQLMEATRPDFTPIYAHLADQPSIPAGDLLPSDRVLQRGTGEGWLQDGDV, from the coding sequence ATGAGCCAAGCCCCCCGCCGCGTCGAGAGCCTGCAGACCGACAAGGGCTACGTACCGGTCTACACCACCGAGATCGTCGAGCAGCCGTGGGCGAGCTACGCCCCGGCCGACCACCAGACCTGGGCGACGCTGTTCCGGCGCCAGCGCGAGATCCTCAAGGGCCGCGCCTGCCGCGAGTTCATCGAGAACCAGGAGCGCTTCCACATGTCGCCGGACGCGATCCCGCGCTTCGACGACCTCAACGAGGTCCTCGCGCGCACGACCGGCTGGCAGCTGGTGGGCGTGGAGGGCCTGCTGCCCGAGCTGACCTTCTTCGACCACCTGGCCAACCGGCGCTTTCCGGTGACCTGGTGGATCCGCCGCCCGGAGCAGATCGACTACATCGCCGAGCCGGACCTGTTCCACGACCTGTTCGGCCACGTGCCGCTGCTGCTCAATCCGGTGTTCGCCGACTACATGGAGGCCTACGGCAAGGGCGGCGTGAAGGCGCACGGCATCGGTGCCGAGGCGCTGGTCAACCTCACGCGGCTGTACTGGTACACGGTGGAGTTCGGCCTGATCCGCCAGGACGACGGCTTGCGCATCTACGGTGCCGGCATCGTCTCGTCCAAGGGCGAGTCGATCCATTCGCTGGAATCGGCGGCGCCCAACCGGATCGGCTTCGACCTGGAGCGGATCATGCGCACGCGCTACCGGATCGACACCTACCAGAAGACCTACCACGTCATCGACAGCTTCGAGCAGCTGATGGAGGCCACGCGGCCGGACTTCACGCCGATCTATGCGCATCTGGCCGACCAGCCCTCGATCCCGGCCGGCGACCTGCTGCCGTCCGACCGCGTCCTGCAGCGCGGCACCGGCGAAGGCTGGCTCCAGGACGGCGACGTCTGA
- a CDS encoding VOC family protein codes for MSGSDAGQSAARPVRPALLVNIDVPDLARAEAFYCAALDLRPGRRLGGGAVELLGADAPVYLLLQPPGGVAAADHRRDYGRHWTPVHLDFVVADLEAAVARAEAAGAVREGAIRPAAWGRIAQLADPFGHGLCLIAFSDRGYDAIALEDPAR; via the coding sequence ATGTCAGGAAGCGACGCCGGACAGTCCGCCGCGCGACCGGTGCGTCCCGCGCTGCTGGTCAATATCGACGTGCCCGACCTGGCGCGCGCCGAGGCGTTCTACTGCGCGGCGCTGGACCTGCGGCCCGGCCGGCGGCTCGGCGGCGGCGCGGTCGAACTGCTCGGCGCCGACGCGCCGGTCTACCTGCTGCTGCAGCCGCCCGGCGGCGTCGCCGCGGCCGACCACCGGCGCGACTACGGGCGGCACTGGACGCCGGTGCACCTGGATTTCGTCGTCGCCGACCTCGAAGCGGCGGTGGCCCGGGCCGAAGCCGCCGGCGCCGTGCGCGAGGGCGCGATCCGCCCCGCCGCCTGGGGCCGCATCGCCCAGCTCGCCGACCCGTTCGGCCACGGCCTGTGCCTGATCGCATTCAGCGATCGCGGCTACGACGCGATCGCCCTGGAAGACCCTGCCCGCTGA
- a CDS encoding gamma carbonic anhydrase family protein, with amino-acid sequence MNIRPFLGVAPRLAATVYIDPAATVIGNVELDEDASLWPGAVARGDVHAIRIGARTNIQDCAVLHVTHDGQYTLGGFPLSIGADVTIGHGAVVHACTIQSAVLIGMNATILDGVLVKKHSMVGAGAVVTPGKVVGEGELWHGNPARFVRRLNDSEIEHLYYSAKHYVRLKNQYQGKL; translated from the coding sequence ATGAATATCCGCCCGTTCCTCGGCGTCGCGCCGCGCCTGGCCGCCACCGTCTACATCGACCCCGCCGCGACGGTCATCGGCAACGTGGAGCTGGACGAGGATGCCTCCCTGTGGCCGGGGGCGGTGGCGCGCGGCGACGTGCACGCGATCCGCATCGGCGCGCGGACCAACATCCAGGACTGCGCCGTGCTGCACGTGACGCACGACGGCCAGTACACGCTCGGCGGCTTCCCGCTGTCGATCGGCGCGGACGTGACGATCGGGCACGGCGCGGTGGTCCACGCCTGCACGATCCAGAGCGCCGTGCTGATCGGCATGAACGCGACGATCCTCGACGGCGTCCTGGTCAAGAAGCACAGCATGGTCGGCGCCGGCGCCGTCGTCACGCCGGGCAAGGTCGTCGGGGAGGGCGAGCTGTGGCACGGCAACCCGGCCCGCTTCGTGCGCCGGCTCAACGACAGCGAGATCGAGCACCTGTACTACTCGGCCAAGCACTACGTGCGGCTCAAGAACCAGTACCAGGGCAAGCTCTGA
- a CDS encoding efflux RND transporter periplasmic adaptor subunit — MSRSKLLLAAVAVIVVGALVWRAAGAPKTPKGGPDREEGPIPVTVVPASAQDVPLFLTALGTVQALNTVTVSAQVGGQLMAIHFREGQEVKKGDLIAQIDPRTYQAALDQAIANKKQHEAQLAASRSTLKRYDELSGQKFVSAQDLENQRQTVRQQEAQVASDEAAIASARAQLSYTRITAPIDGLAGIRQVDVGNLVQANATAIVVLTQTRPLNVVFNLPQQDMAKVREADAVPLKVLALSRTDATPIAEGELMVIDNTIDTSTATFKLKAEFPNADGRLWPGEFVNIRLQVRIVKDGTVVPATGVQQGPEGEYAWIVQGDDTVKMQPVTTAGTVDGGLVLVSGGLALGDRVVTEGQFRLKVGGKVKPLAPGEVAPPSAPPAEGEAKTARRRAG; from the coding sequence ATGTCCCGCAGCAAGCTCCTCCTCGCCGCCGTGGCGGTGATCGTCGTTGGCGCGCTCGTCTGGCGCGCCGCCGGCGCCCCCAAGACCCCGAAAGGGGGCCCTGACCGCGAGGAGGGACCGATCCCGGTCACCGTCGTACCGGCATCCGCGCAGGACGTCCCGCTGTTCCTGACCGCGCTGGGCACCGTGCAGGCGCTCAATACCGTCACCGTCAGCGCCCAGGTCGGCGGCCAGCTGATGGCGATCCATTTCCGTGAAGGCCAGGAGGTCAAGAAGGGCGACCTGATCGCACAGATCGACCCGCGCACCTACCAGGCGGCCCTCGACCAGGCGATCGCCAACAAGAAGCAGCACGAGGCGCAACTGGCCGCCTCGCGCAGCACGCTCAAGCGCTACGACGAACTGAGCGGGCAGAAGTTCGTCTCCGCCCAGGACCTGGAAAACCAGCGCCAGACCGTCCGCCAGCAGGAGGCGCAGGTCGCCTCGGACGAGGCGGCGATCGCCAGCGCGCGCGCCCAGCTCAGCTACACGCGCATCACCGCGCCGATCGACGGCCTCGCCGGCATCCGCCAGGTCGACGTCGGCAACCTGGTCCAGGCCAACGCCACCGCGATCGTCGTGCTGACGCAGACCCGGCCGCTCAACGTCGTCTTCAACCTGCCGCAGCAGGACATGGCCAAGGTGCGCGAGGCCGACGCCGTGCCGCTCAAGGTGCTGGCGCTTTCGCGCACCGACGCCACGCCGATCGCCGAGGGCGAGCTGATGGTGATCGACAACACGATCGACACCTCGACCGCCACGTTCAAGCTCAAGGCCGAGTTCCCGAACGCCGACGGCCGGCTCTGGCCCGGCGAGTTCGTCAACATCCGCCTGCAGGTCCGCATCGTGAAGGACGGCACCGTGGTGCCGGCCACCGGCGTCCAGCAGGGGCCGGAAGGCGAGTACGCCTGGATCGTGCAGGGCGACGACACCGTCAAGATGCAGCCGGTCACGACCGCCGGCACGGTCGACGGCGGCCTGGTGCTGGTCTCCGGCGGGCTGGCGCTCGGCGACCGCGTCGTCACCGAGGGCCAGTTCCGGCTCAAGGTCGGCGGCAAGGTCAAGCCGCTCGCGCCCGGCGAGGTCGCGCCGCCCAGCGCGCCGCCGGCCGAGGGCGAGGCCAAGACCGCGCGCCGGCGGGCCGGCTGA
- a CDS encoding efflux RND transporter permease subunit yields the protein MGFSTLFIRRPVATSLLMAGLLLLGFMGYRQLPVSALPDIDAPSIQVTTQYPGASPTTMAALVTTPLERQFGQISGLSMMTSDSSAGLSTILLTFNMNRDIDAAAQDVQSAINAARGTLPNNLPYPPVYNKVNPADAPILTLVMNSDALPLREVNNYADSILAQKLSQVAGVGLVSIAGNVRPAVRIQVDPAALANQGLTIEDVRSALTQANVNGPKGTIDGAAQSFTIGANDQISDADEYRSVIISYKGEAPVRLGDIANVVDGVENDQLAAWANGKPAVLLDVRRQPGANIVQTVDAIKAMLPELRAVLPANVHLDVFADRTVTIRASVEDVEFTLMLTIFLVIAVIFVFLRRLWATVIPSVAVPLSIMGTFAVMAFASFSLDNLSLMALTVATGFVVDDAIVMIENIVRYLEKGREPKEAAEEGAREIGFTVLSLTVSLIAVFLPLLLMPGVTGRLFKEFAVVLSIAVGLSMIVSLTLTPMMCAYLLRRENAPKEEAEGDHAVQHDRKRSWWDRLVNGYANSLDWVFAHQPLTMLVLTATVALTVLLFVMMPKGLLPDQDTGMITGVVQADESIAFPAMLDRTQRVAEALRADPAVSGVAAFIGAGSINPTLNQGQLNIVLKPRSERGSLAQILPRLQDAVDAIPGVALYLKPVQDIALDNRIAPTEYQYALTDVNVDELHTFAEKMTAALQKRPELADVDNNLAAAGLQLQLTIDRDQTSRLGVPIQTIDDTLYSAFGQRQISTIFTQLNQYRVVLEVDPKFRTSADLLNRLGVRGSGNGALIGSNATTLGQVTSSNSATPSGIGAQGNTGINLGSGGTIPMASLVDAKVVNAPLVISHQNQLPAVTISFNLAPGYSLSQAVRAIEEVEASIQMPPQVRGNFIGKAAEFSASMTDEVLLILASLIVIYIVLGVLYESYIHPITIISTLPPAGVGALLALTLCGFSLSIDGIVGIILLIGIVKKNAIMMIDFAIDAQRAGAGAQAAIRRAALLRFRPILMTTAAALFGALPLALGTGIGSELRRPLGVSIVGGLLLSQLITLYTTPVLYLYMERVSDWLKARRERRDLAHAGRMA from the coding sequence GTGGGCTTCTCCACCCTCTTCATCCGACGACCGGTCGCCACCTCGCTGCTGATGGCCGGCCTGCTGCTGCTCGGCTTCATGGGCTATCGCCAGCTGCCGGTCTCGGCGCTGCCCGACATCGACGCTCCGTCGATCCAGGTCACCACCCAGTACCCGGGCGCCAGCCCGACGACGATGGCGGCGCTCGTGACGACGCCGCTGGAACGCCAGTTCGGCCAGATCTCGGGCCTGTCGATGATGACGTCCGATTCGTCGGCCGGCCTGTCGACGATCCTGCTGACGTTCAACATGAACCGCGACATCGACGCGGCGGCGCAGGACGTGCAGTCGGCGATCAACGCGGCGCGCGGCACCCTGCCCAACAACCTGCCCTACCCGCCGGTCTACAACAAGGTCAACCCGGCCGACGCGCCGATCCTGACCCTGGTCATGAACTCCGACGCGCTGCCGCTGCGCGAGGTCAACAACTACGCCGACTCGATCCTCGCGCAGAAGCTTTCGCAGGTCGCCGGCGTCGGCCTCGTCAGCATCGCCGGCAACGTGCGGCCGGCCGTGCGCATCCAGGTCGATCCGGCGGCGCTCGCCAACCAGGGCCTGACCATCGAGGACGTGCGCTCGGCGCTGACCCAGGCCAACGTCAACGGCCCCAAGGGCACGATCGACGGCGCCGCCCAGTCGTTCACGATCGGCGCCAACGACCAGATCTCCGACGCCGACGAGTACCGCAGCGTCATCATCAGCTACAAGGGCGAAGCGCCGGTGCGCCTGGGCGACATCGCCAACGTCGTCGACGGCGTCGAGAATGACCAGCTCGCCGCCTGGGCCAACGGCAAGCCGGCCGTGCTGCTGGATGTCCGCCGCCAGCCCGGCGCCAACATCGTGCAGACCGTCGACGCGATCAAGGCGATGCTGCCCGAGCTGCGCGCCGTCCTGCCGGCCAACGTGCACCTGGACGTGTTCGCCGACCGCACGGTGACGATCCGCGCCTCGGTGGAGGACGTGGAATTCACGCTGATGCTGACGATCTTCCTCGTCATCGCGGTGATCTTCGTGTTCCTGCGCCGGCTCTGGGCCACCGTGATCCCCAGCGTCGCCGTGCCGCTGTCGATCATGGGCACGTTCGCGGTCATGGCCTTCGCGAGCTTCTCGCTCGACAACCTCTCGCTGATGGCGCTGACGGTGGCCACCGGCTTCGTCGTCGACGACGCGATCGTCATGATCGAGAACATCGTGCGCTACCTGGAAAAGGGGCGCGAGCCGAAGGAAGCCGCCGAGGAAGGCGCCCGCGAGATCGGCTTCACCGTGCTGTCGCTGACGGTCTCGCTGATCGCGGTGTTCCTGCCGCTGCTGCTGATGCCGGGCGTGACCGGCCGCCTGTTCAAGGAATTCGCGGTCGTGCTGTCGATCGCGGTCGGCCTGTCGATGATCGTCTCGCTGACGCTGACGCCGATGATGTGCGCCTACCTGCTGCGCCGCGAGAACGCGCCCAAGGAGGAAGCCGAAGGCGACCACGCCGTCCAGCACGACCGCAAGCGCAGCTGGTGGGACCGCCTGGTCAACGGCTACGCCAACAGCCTGGACTGGGTGTTCGCGCACCAGCCGCTGACGATGCTGGTACTCACCGCCACCGTCGCGCTGACGGTGCTGCTGTTCGTCATGATGCCCAAGGGCCTGCTGCCGGACCAGGACACCGGCATGATCACCGGCGTGGTCCAGGCCGACGAGTCGATCGCGTTCCCGGCGATGCTCGACCGCACCCAGCGCGTCGCCGAGGCCCTGCGCGCCGACCCGGCCGTCAGCGGCGTCGCCGCGTTCATCGGCGCCGGCTCGATCAACCCGACGCTCAACCAGGGCCAGCTCAACATCGTGCTCAAGCCGCGCTCGGAGCGCGGCAGCCTGGCGCAGATCCTGCCACGCCTGCAGGACGCGGTCGACGCGATTCCCGGCGTGGCGCTATACCTGAAGCCGGTGCAGGACATCGCGCTCGACAACCGCATCGCGCCGACCGAGTACCAGTACGCGCTGACCGACGTCAACGTCGACGAGCTGCACACGTTCGCCGAGAAGATGACCGCCGCCCTGCAGAAGCGGCCGGAGCTGGCCGACGTCGACAACAACCTCGCCGCCGCCGGCCTGCAGCTGCAGCTGACGATCGACCGCGACCAGACCAGCCGCCTCGGCGTGCCGATCCAGACCATCGACGACACGCTGTACTCGGCCTTCGGCCAGCGCCAGATCTCCACCATCTTCACGCAGCTCAACCAGTACCGCGTCGTGCTCGAGGTCGATCCGAAGTTCCGCACCAGCGCGGACCTGCTCAACCGCCTGGGCGTACGCGGCAGCGGCAACGGCGCGCTGATCGGCTCCAACGCGACCACGCTCGGCCAGGTCACGTCGAGCAACTCGGCCACGCCGAGCGGCATCGGCGCGCAGGGCAATACCGGCATCAACCTCGGCAGCGGCGGCACGATCCCGATGGCCTCGCTGGTCGACGCCAAGGTCGTCAACGCGCCGCTGGTCATCAGCCACCAGAACCAGCTGCCGGCCGTGACGATCTCGTTCAACCTCGCCCCGGGGTACTCGCTGTCGCAGGCGGTGCGCGCGATCGAGGAGGTCGAGGCCTCGATCCAGATGCCGCCGCAGGTACGCGGCAACTTCATCGGCAAGGCGGCCGAGTTCTCCGCCTCGATGACCGACGAGGTGCTGCTGATCCTCGCCTCGCTGATCGTCATCTACATCGTGCTGGGCGTGCTGTACGAGAGCTACATCCATCCGATCACGATCATCTCGACCCTGCCGCCGGCCGGCGTCGGCGCCCTGCTCGCGCTGACGCTGTGCGGCTTCAGCCTGTCGATCGACGGCATCGTCGGCATCATCCTGCTGATCGGCATCGTCAAGAAGAACGCGATCATGATGATCGACTTCGCGATCGATGCGCAGCGCGCCGGTGCCGGCGCCCAGGCCGCGATCCGCCGCGCCGCGCTGCTGCGCTTCCGGCCGATCCTGATGACCACCGCGGCCGCGCTGTTCGGCGCGCTGCCGCTGGCGCTCGGCACCGGCATCGGCTCGGAGTTGCGCCGGCCGCTGGGCGTGTCGATCGTCGGCGGCCTGCTGCTGTCGCAGCTGATCACGCTGTACACGACGCCGGTGCTGTACCTGTACATGGAACGGGTGTCGGACTGGCTCAAGGCACGGCGCGAGCGGCGCGACCTCGCACACGCGGGGAGGATGGCGTGA
- a CDS encoding efflux RND transporter permease subunit, with translation MNIAAPFIKRPIGTILLALGVLVGGLIAYFQLGVAALPNVEFPVIFVVANQPGADAENMASTVAAPLERHMGRVSGVDQMSSTSRQGSAVVILFFSLDKNIDAAARDVQAAINASMADLPSGLRTAPIYRKANPNNDPVLLLALTSKTRTTADLYNMADSLLAQRVRQVAGVADVNITGGATPAVRVDVDLRKLSSMGLSADQVRNAIAAANVTSPQGFLSDGRTTMTIAANDALKTGAQFADIVVAVRNGIPIRLRDIATVGDGQENKNQAAWFNGQRAILMVISKQADANVIETVDKIYDELPLMRSWLPEGVELTPFNDRTATIRASVMEVQITLLISLALVIMTMLLFLRRVAPTVIAGLSVPLSLAGAFIVMYAFGFTLDNLTLMALVISIGFVVDDAIVVIENIVRHLDMGKSRLQAALDGAKEIGFTIVSITASLIAVFVPLLFMGGFIGMFLHSFAVTITAAIAMSAVVSLTLTAALCGRYLQPHGEEKPSWLSRRIDAMHAGMLSGYQRALDWSLRHPRIMSLQPLLLVIATIWLSTFLKFGMVPQQDTGMMNGTAVASATVSYEAMVGLQRKVAGILMADPAVASVGSSVGGGGGPGASSNRGQFFINLKPFGNGRDESTFEVMNRLIRKTENLPGIELRLRPVQDLGGGGGPRGGDSQFSYSIKGSNYAELLEWGPRLAAEMKKLPQITNVGTALDDGGIEQNLVIDRDTASRLGVSVGAISSVLYNAFGQRQISTIYSDLNQYRVVLNAITGESPGVDTLKRLYVRANTGAMVPLTAVTRLEPGRAPLMIQHDFQFPVFDLTFNMADGVTMGQVIPLIQETMRNLRMPGSIQGEFGGELRRFQQQQSSQGLLLIAAVIAVYLVLGMLYESLIHPVTILSTLPSAGVGCLLAMLATNTELTLISIIAIVLLIGIVKKNAIMMIDFALHAERDHGKPPIEAIREACLVRFRPIMMTSMVAILGAVPLAIGFGIGSELRQPLGIAMIGGLLVSQTLTLLSTPAIYLVFARMAERRRTRRAEKRALREAKRAARLARADIAPTSGA, from the coding sequence ATGAACATCGCCGCCCCCTTCATCAAACGCCCCATCGGCACGATCCTGCTCGCCCTCGGCGTCCTCGTCGGTGGCCTGATCGCCTACTTCCAGCTCGGCGTCGCGGCCCTGCCGAACGTCGAGTTCCCGGTGATCTTCGTCGTCGCCAACCAGCCCGGCGCGGATGCCGAGAACATGGCCTCGACCGTGGCGGCACCGCTGGAGCGGCACATGGGCCGCGTGTCGGGCGTCGACCAGATGAGTTCGACCAGCCGGCAGGGCTCGGCCGTGGTCATCCTGTTCTTCTCGCTCGACAAGAACATCGACGCCGCCGCCCGCGACGTGCAGGCGGCGATCAACGCCTCGATGGCCGACCTGCCGTCGGGCCTGCGCACCGCGCCGATCTACCGCAAGGCCAACCCCAACAACGACCCGGTGCTGCTGCTGGCGCTGACCTCCAAGACCCGCACCACGGCGGACCTGTACAACATGGCCGACTCGCTGCTGGCCCAGCGGGTGCGCCAGGTGGCCGGCGTCGCCGACGTCAACATCACCGGCGGCGCGACACCGGCCGTGCGCGTGGACGTGGACCTGCGCAAGCTGAGCTCGATGGGGCTGTCGGCCGACCAGGTGCGCAACGCGATCGCCGCTGCCAACGTGACCTCGCCGCAGGGCTTCCTGAGCGACGGCCGCACGACGATGACGATCGCCGCCAACGACGCGCTGAAGACCGGCGCGCAGTTCGCCGACATCGTCGTGGCCGTGCGCAACGGCATCCCGATCCGGCTGCGCGACATCGCCACCGTCGGCGACGGCCAGGAGAACAAAAACCAGGCGGCCTGGTTCAACGGCCAGCGCGCGATCCTGATGGTCATCAGCAAGCAGGCCGACGCCAACGTCATCGAGACCGTCGACAAGATCTACGACGAGCTGCCGCTGATGCGCAGCTGGCTGCCGGAAGGCGTGGAGCTGACGCCGTTCAACGACCGCACCGCGACGATCCGCGCCTCGGTCATGGAGGTGCAGATCACGCTGCTGATCAGCCTGGCGCTGGTCATCATGACGATGCTGCTGTTCCTGCGCCGCGTCGCCCCGACCGTGATCGCCGGCCTGTCGGTGCCGCTGTCGCTGGCCGGTGCGTTCATCGTGATGTACGCGTTCGGCTTCACACTGGACAACCTGACGCTGATGGCGCTGGTCATCTCGATCGGCTTCGTCGTCGACGACGCGATCGTCGTCATCGAGAACATCGTGCGCCACCTGGACATGGGCAAGTCGCGGCTGCAGGCCGCGCTGGACGGCGCCAAGGAGATCGGCTTCACGATCGTCTCGATCACCGCCTCGCTGATCGCGGTCTTCGTGCCGCTGCTGTTCATGGGCGGCTTCATCGGCATGTTCCTGCATTCGTTCGCGGTCACGATCACCGCGGCGATCGCGATGTCGGCCGTGGTCTCGCTGACGCTGACGGCGGCGCTGTGCGGCCGCTACCTGCAGCCGCACGGCGAGGAAAAGCCTTCCTGGCTGAGCCGGCGCATCGACGCGATGCACGCCGGCATGCTTTCCGGCTACCAGCGCGCGCTGGACTGGTCGCTGCGCCATCCGCGCATCATGAGCCTGCAGCCGCTGCTGCTGGTGATCGCCACGATCTGGCTGTCGACGTTCCTCAAGTTCGGCATGGTGCCGCAGCAGGACACCGGCATGATGAACGGCACCGCCGTCGCCAGCGCCACGGTGTCCTACGAGGCGATGGTCGGCCTGCAGCGCAAGGTCGCCGGCATCCTGATGGCCGATCCGGCGGTCGCCAGCGTCGGCTCGTCGGTCGGTGGCGGCGGCGGTCCGGGCGCCAGTTCCAACCGCGGCCAGTTCTTCATCAACCTGAAGCCGTTCGGCAACGGCCGCGACGAGTCCACGTTCGAGGTCATGAACCGGCTGATCCGCAAGACCGAGAACCTGCCCGGCATCGAGCTGCGCCTGCGGCCGGTGCAGGACCTGGGCGGCGGCGGCGGCCCGCGCGGCGGCGATTCGCAGTTCAGCTACTCGATCAAGGGCAGCAACTACGCCGAACTGCTCGAATGGGGGCCGCGCCTGGCCGCCGAGATGAAGAAGCTGCCGCAGATCACCAACGTCGGCACCGCGCTGGACGACGGCGGCATCGAGCAGAACCTGGTCATCGACCGCGACACCGCCTCGCGCCTGGGCGTGTCGGTCGGCGCGATCTCCAGCGTGCTCTACAACGCGTTCGGCCAGCGCCAGATCTCGACGATCTATTCGGACCTCAACCAGTACCGCGTCGTGCTGAACGCCATCACCGGCGAATCCCCCGGCGTGGATACGCTCAAGCGCCTCTACGTGCGCGCCAACACCGGCGCGATGGTGCCCCTGACCGCCGTGACGCGGCTCGAACCCGGCCGCGCGCCGCTGATGATCCAGCACGACTTCCAGTTCCCGGTGTTCGACCTCACCTTCAACATGGCCGACGGCGTGACCATGGGCCAGGTGATCCCGCTGATCCAGGAGACGATGCGCAACCTGCGCATGCCCGGCAGCATCCAGGGCGAGTTCGGCGGCGAGCTGCGCCGTTTCCAGCAGCAGCAGTCCAGCCAGGGCCTGCTGCTGATCGCGGCGGTGATCGCGGTCTACCTGGTGCTCGGCATGCTCTACGAGAGCCTGATCCACCCGGTGACGATCCTCTCCACCCTGCCCTCGGCCGGCGTCGGCTGCCTGCTGGCAATGCTGGCGACCAATACCGAGCTGACGCTGATCTCGATCATCGCGATCGTGCTGCTGATCGGCATCGTCAAGAAGAACGCGATCATGATGATCGACTTCGCGCTGCACGCCGAGCGCGACCACGGCAAGCCGCCGATCGAGGCGATCCGCGAGGCCTGCCTGGTGCGCTTCCGCCCGATCATGATGACCTCGATGGTCGCGATCCTCGGCGCGGTGCCGCTGGCGATCGGCTTCGGCATCGGCTCGGAGCTGCGCCAGCCGCTCGGCATCGCGATGATCGGCGGCCTGCTGGTCTCGCAGACGCTGACGCTGCTGTCGACGCCGGCGATCTACCTGGTGTTCGCGCGGATGGCCGAGCGGCGCCGCACGCGCCGGGCCGAGAAGCGGGCGCTTCGCGAAGCGAAGCGTGCCGCGCGCCTGGCACGGGCCGACATTGCACCGACATCCGGTGCCTGA
- a CDS encoding glycosyltransferase family 2 protein: MTAFLSDPAAVASTPAILPLSLVVLTYNEAHTIARCLDSVPFASEKLVVDCGSTDATVAIATAHGARVVHQPWLGFGRQRNAAAAFARHDWLLMLDADEYLSPELEAECRERLPALLAGPAAAAGLRRHGLFMAAPMRAYRPLRGERKLRLYHRERARWTDARVHETLRARGPVAMLDAPLHHRTTPTLLHKQLKSACYAELKATDRHAAGRQPSIALCPLIFLGIFLKEYLLRLAVLDGARGYISAHLSANAAVYRRFRLYEMHRNPASIGEARDWLVAHDLEREA, encoded by the coding sequence ATGACCGCGTTCCTGTCCGATCCCGCCGCGGTCGCATCCACCCCGGCGATACTGCCGCTCAGCCTCGTCGTGCTGACCTACAACGAGGCGCACACCATCGCGCGCTGCCTGGACAGCGTGCCGTTCGCCAGCGAGAAGCTGGTCGTGGACTGCGGCAGCACCGATGCGACGGTCGCCATCGCCACCGCGCACGGCGCACGTGTCGTCCACCAGCCGTGGCTCGGCTTCGGCCGGCAGCGCAATGCCGCGGCCGCGTTCGCCCGGCACGACTGGCTGCTGATGCTCGACGCCGACGAGTACCTTTCGCCGGAACTGGAGGCCGAGTGCCGCGAACGCCTGCCCGCGCTGCTGGCCGGCCCGGCCGCCGCCGCCGGGCTGCGCCGCCACGGCCTCTTCATGGCGGCGCCGATGCGCGCCTACCGGCCGTTGCGCGGCGAGCGCAAGCTGCGGCTGTACCACCGCGAGCGCGCGCGCTGGACCGACGCCCGCGTGCACGAGACCCTGCGCGCGCGCGGCCCGGTGGCGATGCTGGACGCGCCGCTGCATCACCGCACCACGCCCACGCTGCTGCACAAGCAGCTCAAGTCGGCCTGCTACGCCGAGCTCAAGGCCACCGATCGCCACGCCGCCGGCAGGCAGCCGTCGATCGCGCTGTGCCCGCTGATCTTCCTCGGCATCTTCCTCAAGGAATACCTGCTGCGGCTGGCCGTGCTGGACGGCGCGCGCGGCTACATCAGCGCGCACCTGAGCGCCAACGCGGCGGTCTACCGGCGCTTCCGGCTCTACGAGATGCATCGCAACCCGGCTTCGATCGGCGAGGCGCGGGACTGGCTGGTCGCGCACGACCTCGAACGCGAGGCCTGA